Proteins encoded together in one Porites lutea chromosome 2, jaPorLute2.1, whole genome shotgun sequence window:
- the LOC140929002 gene encoding DNA-directed RNA polymerase III subunit RPC4-like: protein MSGNESNKNKEVPLSARKTPLLGARGRALFSRQLQSASPSPGRLPSLRPARDLTLGAASGITPAKRTFTPNIPTRRIKQEPRDEPNLTPERSGGQRRQRGEGRGRGRGEGRGRGRGERNKPTIVQSSSIFSMGVGPVEKQRVGSSIPSYGSSSGGGGSVSSFTVKKESANGDNDEESKRVLKMLQTSGDIEDDDMENETGIMPVQLPFSHIALKAKEKQAESASTEVDIKVKSEPMDIDLVDAEQVKSAETIKKPIKQEAVKKELMDKKTLSNLLSAQSLTGEQLLFFQFPDVLPIKTDESPMPVDTEASAEQTASEEKPKEQKKLSLKDASEGYIGKLQLLRSGKARLLLGDVSLDVTTGTPCGFLQDVVSVHTEDNRSEMICLGHVKHRMICAPDFEHLLAAS, encoded by the exons ATGTCTGGAAATGAGAGTAACAAAAATAAGGAGGTCCCTCTTTCTGCGAGAAAGACTCCACTTCTGGGGGCAAGAGGCCGAG CCTTGTTCTCAAGACAGTTGCAAAGTGCATCGCCCAG TCCTGGCAGATTGCCATCATTAAGACCAGCTAGAGACTTGACTCTTGGTGCTGCAAGTGGAATAACCCCAGCAAAG agaaCATTCACTCCTAATATCCCAACAAGGAGAATAAAGCAAGA gCCAAGAGATGAACCTAACCTTACCCCAGAA AGATCTGGAGGACAAAGGCGGCAGAGAGGTGAAGGTAGAGGCAGAGGGCGTGGTGAGGGTCGTGGAAGAGGAAGGGGAGAGAGGAACAAGCCAACCATTGTCCAGTCTTCGTCAATCTTTTCTATGGGAGTGGGTCCTGTGGAAAAGCAGAGAGTTG GATCATCCATTCCAAGTTATGGTTCATCTTCAGGAGGTGGGGGAAGTGTGTCCAGTTTCACAGTTAAAAAAGAAAG TGCTAATGGGGATAATGATGAGGAATCTAAAAGAGTTCTTAAAATGCTTCAAACAAGT GGTGATATTGAAGATGATGACATGGAAAATGAGACTGGTATAATGCCAGTTCAATTACCTTTCTCTCATATTGCTCTAAAAGCTAAGGAAAAGCAAGCTGAATCTGCCTCAACGGAAGTTGATATAAAAG TGAAAAGTGAACCCATGGACATTGACCTGGTGGACGCTGAACAAGTGAAGTCAGCGGAAACTATCAAGAAACCAATAAAACAAGAAGctgtgaaaaaagaattaatgGATAAAAAGACGCTTTCCAATCTTCTTTCCGCGCAGTCACTG ACAGGAGAGCAGTTATTATTCTTCCAGTTTCCTGATGTGCTGCCTATTAAGACAGATGAGTCCCCCATGCCTGTAGATACAGAAGCATCCGCTGAACAGACGGCTTCTGAGGAAAAG cctaaagaacaaaaaaagctgTCGCTCAAAGATGCTTCCGAAGGATATATAGGAAAACTTCAATTGCTCAGGTCTGGTAAAGCAAG ATTATTACTGGGCGATGTATCGTTGGATGTCACCACGGGAACACCATGCGGATTTTTACAG GATGTTGTATCTGTTCACACTGAAGACAACCGGTCAGAGATGATTTGCCTTGGACACGTAAAACATCGCATGATCTGTGCCCCTGACTTTGAGCACCTCCTCGCCGCATCATGA